In Pararge aegeria chromosome 7, ilParAegt1.1, whole genome shotgun sequence, the DNA window attttataatgaaagcatattcgtgcggtcttggtttgggttcagtgtgcctggaaaaagtacgtaaaattagaaatcattcgcaaaggaaggtgtgtaccaatgttacaaatatccacaaaaaaaggtgataaagtaacacgtatgtttaataataaatattacgaaaactattcttgactaagcggctttgtacacaccaatcgattattttgctttccttttgttttattgtccaatatacgtaaagtgtggaatgataaaggatattgtgatattaataattttcatcaagacgctaaaaacatatgttggaaaaaatattatcatcatcagtgtgcttagaaaatgctgccgaatggtgtgtcataattttgtgacgtaaatcagggtaggtatgtacttttattcaagtagcagtagatagacgatagtattaaatcaatcaaaaatataactttcgtaaagtaattagATTATAatccgacatacctatctaaaatataaattttactttatgtttgtgctgaacaccttgtgcataccctgggtccaagggctatgcacgccactgaaacgAACTATCTCATTTCTcgtattagtaaggattaggGATTGACTAAGCAGATCAACCGACTGATAGTACCTAAGTGAAGAAAACAATTGCTTcaactataaacagagcaaagaCTTCGCAggcagtggcgttcatagagggtatgggcggggtatgcatatgatataaaataaagaaaacctccagtaagagttttaaaaaacttaaggataggcattgtaagagttataaaaagcctccatttaagtatttataactcgtactggaaatttccttcattttgcatcatctgcataccctgtgcatgccctctatgcacgccactgttcgcAGGCTATGCATGAATCTTCGACGTCGTTGTTAAGCCGCATATGCATATAATCACACCGGCTTCCACTCCCTTCAGGCGCAACACAGAAATACGGCGGCAGAAATAATGACGGCATGACGGTAGTATTTCCCTGGTCACACAAAGCTCTACCATTACTGAGTATTTCATATGGGTGAAAAGAGTACGAGTAAGAGAAAGAGTTTTACTCGGTGCTATATTCGCGTAACAGATTAACTGTCAATTTACTCGCTTGCCCGTTAATGCCAGTGATagtttcttaaaacgcacatacctccgAACACTTAAAGAtgcgtgccgaggatcgaatTCCGTCCCCAGATACTGTTACTCAAATATTGCAGGAGACTTTTTTCAAATCGAgaaaaatttattgaattttgttAAGCAGGAAATCAGGAAATAGAAAAACTTATTTCGATGTGAAGAACTACATAGATTTCTAAtagtttaagtttataaaagaaATTCATTTAGCAGCCCTATAACCAACGTGCATTATGTTTGACGGTTTGTCAACGACTGTGTTACCCGAGCGTGTCTCCACACGCTTGGCGCGGAGGTAGCTCTCCAGCTACCTCTTAACTCGGCGTCATCCGCCAAGTGGCTCGCACGACCGCCTCGTCCGAGCGTGAAGTGCGTGTATAATGGAATGGCATATGTCTGCGATAGGAGGGTTCCCGCTACAACGCCCTGCACGTGGCGGCGAAGGCGATGAACGCCGAGGTGTGCAACTTGCTTCTCACCACGGTGGGCAACCCAGCCTTTGTGCAAACGCTGAGTGGATCCGACGCGGATCCCGAGTTCTGTAAGGTGAGTATCAGCTTTGTGATGGACCGTTTATTAAGTACACACTTTGAGTCACAGAAGGGAAATCCGAAACACGGACCATTTTCTATAAGGACCGTAAAGAGCATAAAATAgcactaattttaattaaaataaaatgagttttgtccgttttcactaaacctaggaattaATGTAATCGAATGACTACTGATTTAGGTGATacctagagaaaaaaacgtATCACGAACTCTTACGTGAGACATCACAAAAGAGTTCGTGAAAGGTTTAATGCGCCCTCCCATTGCAGTTCCAATACAGatgcgtttaattttaaaatgaaaggactcggtgttgttttttttttaagggtaCATTGTCGGTGTTTCAAGTttcttatgatttttatttttttgtttctttcagtttctttccaagttacattctatggtcttgcacaaatgtcaaaacgggcctattacatttttacgactatagtactATTTATTTGTTGCAATACAGCAAATGGTTTTCGCactgaaataaacataaattggTAGATTTGAACGATCAGGATTGGTtagtataatttaatgtatgtacTGGACTAGTAAACAACCTGATCTCATACAAACTTCATACATTTTGCACCGACTCCTTTTCCGCCGTAAACGAGCtgcctagtgatttagcgtttcggtactaTACCGCTTAGAAACTGATAAGGGGAAtggtaatatatattatctccGTAACATATTTCTGTCTTTGTGTGTTGCCAGTAATTTATGGCTCTGAACTCTAACTGTGGGTCTCAAAAGAAGGCTTAGGATCaggggcgatggagagagctatgctgggagtatctctacatgatcTACTccggaatgaggagatccgtgttttttttttatttgttttaccaacagctttaccttaaaaaaaacaatttaaactagctcataaagtatgaagacaaaatgttcaGCTACTTATAGACATTCTTGACTTGACCTATGTCGGTAACCACGAcgccacaccggtaaacgcagcgttgatcggAGTCGTTGGACACAAGCGGCCCAAAACCTTGGAATTTAAAAATCGCTATGAAAGACCTGTCTTTCGTAGCGattggacgtctatcggttcataTGACGATGATATACACATTCTAACAATTCacattctaaaaatataacCGGTCTAACCTTAATTCTAAGTTCTAGAATTAGGGTTAGACCggttatattattgtatttcctTTCTGTAGGAGTTCTCCGGTATCCTGGTGGACAGATACCTCAACACTCCGGACAAGGCGATGAACGAGACCCCATTACACTTCGCGGCGAAATACGGCGCCGAGCAGGTGGTCGACGTGCTGACCTCGTTCCCGCAGTGCAACAAACACGCGAGGAACAAGTACGGGGAAATGGCAAAAGATGTGAGTTGACGCTTATTTactactagttgttgcccgcgactcccTCCGCGTTTATGGAATAGAATAAGAGTACTTTATTGCAACTAAGCACAAAGAAAACAATAGTAGTAAcaagtaatagtacttagtgctagggtgcaaggcagccttatcgctaaaagtGATCAACTTTCTTTCAAGGCAACTTGAGCGTGCAAAGCCAAGAAAAAGGTGGAAATAGGACGCATAAAGTatgtgaaaaatttaataaacttacatgaacaaacatactatatttacataatatagttATTTGCCAAAAATACCGGTATAAACGTACAATACActagaatagatatttatgctatcataaacataaacaatactcaattacattGATAAGTAATCATTTTTTAACCAATGTGTGAACAAGTGAATAGGTTCGGAGTTACGAATTTCCCGTTTCCAAATTGcccgtttttttatatattatatttttatcctccAGATAATCTGTAGCCGATCATCAGCCTCGTCCCCGGATACAATCCGGCGTATAGCAGCGATGCTGCAGGAACGCTTCTACGTGCCGGTGCTTCATATCGAAGATGACAGCGAGGCGCCCACTATAGGCTGGCCCTTCACACCCACTAAGCCGCCTGTGAGTTATCAGTAGCCCTCCGCACGCTAGAGTGACTCGACACCCAACCCCAATAGCAAATAAGAGCATGGAAAAGTGAGCTTTATGTCGGacgcatagaattaagaacacacagaaaccgtgtacaggacatatattgaagcatcaaataccaacccactttagtagtgttcttTGAACATGCGGTTACTCACTTGATACTATCATGGGAAACTGGTAAAAAGTTAGTGGctaacattccgcgggtgtgaagagacgtacgcggggcgttttcactggcTTAGGACATACACTGCAAGCAATATTTAATATGCCTAATGGCTAAATgccttattcagccattattgcataatAAGCCAAGTATTAGCCATTAACAACCCCATTAGAGGAGAACTTACTTTTcggatttatgtgcgtttttaatacgagcaatttaattatcacttgctttaatcggtgaaggaaaacaccttgaggaaacctgcctgtcTTGTCCATGACGTTATcgtgcgtgtgaagtccaccaatccgcacttggccagcgtggtggactgcggcttaaacccttctcattcttagagaagacccgtgctctgtagtgggccggtaacggatTGAAGATGAAGATGAGTGGAGAACTACAGTGCAcgagtctcctttcagaatgagaagcgttTAGGTCGTAaaccaccatgctggccaagttcggagcagtggacttcgcacgcctttagGAACGCttactctcaggcttgcaggtttccgcGCGATGTGAAATTTgattgcttaaatcgcacataacttgtctaagatggtagcgggctaacctgttagggagtatggtaagaCAGagaattggtttctacgcgacatcgcaccgaaacactaaatcgcttagcggcacgactttgtcggtagggtggtaacggccaaagcctttcaccagaccaggccagagaaaattcagaaattataaattccgcgGCCTCCTGAAATAAATGGATACATACTAAAATAATGGATTGAATGAATGTATGACCTAATTCGAAATCGGATTTGGCGGCCGCCCGAAAATTTGGCAAAGCAATTGTTTAATGTTCATGAAACCTTTCATTAACACAAAGGAGTATCAAGTGAAAGAGTTTGCCgagaaaaacaaaaagtaaaaatgtcTTGTTTGATTTAGGAACTAAACCAAGACCCCCTATCGCCGCGGTGCGAAATACGCGCTTTCGCCGGGCCAATGGAAGCCAACGACGCGGAATCCTTCCGAAGACGATGGAAAACTCCCCCCAGATCCGCCAGGAACACGTTTAGATTGAAGGAAATGACGAAAGGATTGGAGTCCGTTGGCAGGTAATATTCTTCTTTTCAGAAGAAACATCTACTCCATCGCAGATGTGATAAAGTTCAATGTCTTAACCACGAGTTCATTttgtccaattttttttacaggaaCTTAGCTGAACAAATGAGTGTCGGTTGGAAAGAGTATTGGCCATTTTTAGACACGTTCACGGACCTCCGATCGCCAGAGGGCCTCAAACTTCTAGAGGACTATCTCAAGGCTAAATACGAAACCGCATGCTCCTTCGTATACAGCGATAGCGTGAACAGCACACTGCCCACGCCCGATGACTTGTCCATCTCAAGAATTAGCTTAGGAAACATATCTCATAACAGTCCAACCGCAGAGCAGATTTTGAGTCCAATTTCAGAACTGTGCGTCGCAATGAAGACTTGTAAAATAACTGACAGACCCCCGCATTGGGGGAAAACCGACCCGATCAGACAACGTCTGTGCAGACAGCCCAACCCAAAACCAATAGTGACCAATGGAGAGTCAACGCCGACGTCCAACCACACAGTTAGCCAATTGCTATGCATAGAACGGACGTGTCAAGTGTTCGCTAAAAGAATTGCGGACGCACTAACGTTTTCTCTAACATCGGAGCCGGAAGTAGCTGGGGAATCCTTGAAATCTGAAGCGAAACACTTGCAACATACAATCTATACGTACATGGACGACGAGAGGTTCCAGGAAATAGACTTCGCGTTAATACATTCGCGATTAGCACAACTAGTTGTGTACAAGCTGAAAGACCAAACTAAAGACTTGGACGATATAAATAATCTCGTAGAATTTCTTGTCAAACTCCGCTGTCCGAACGACGATATATTCAGTTCCGACGAGGAGAGGAAGCCATTTTCATATAGGACGAATAGGGTTAAGATAAACAACGTTATAGATAGCCATGTTAGATGTTTAGCTAGTTTCCTCTGCGAGGAGTTGACGGAATGTGACGAGACGAAGGGACCAGCGGTTTCCGAGTTTAATTGCGGGGAGATTTGGGAGAAGGCCGCGAAGTGCAGGTGCGACTGGAAGATAGAGTTTTACGAGAGGAACAGTAAAAAGAACGCGTCTTTCAGGAAGAACAGATCGATATTGTCCACGAGCCCGAAAagtgacagttttattaaaaggctTACGTTTGATCATGATATTGGTAAGTTTATCTACTCTTTGGTAGTATacagcggtgagcactgtggttttaagttaggttagttaggaattaataatttctgaattttctcttgtctggtctggtgggagactttggccgtggctagtcgcCACCCTatcgaaaaagacgtgccgctaagcgatttagcgttccggtacgatgtcgcgtaaaaaccgattaggagtatgggttaaaATACTCGTAACTACCACACTCTCTAaatggttagcccgctactatcttaatctgtatcatcacttaccaccaggtaagattgcagtcaagggctaacttgtagcagaataaaacaaatacctcAATGTTTGCCTCGTGTTAAGTTTGCAGCTTCCCTGTTTCACCGAACAAACCGAATTTGTTATGAATGAGTATTTTTTACCTATTATCTGTCTAATactgttgacggccgattggcgcagtttgcagcgaccctgctttctgagtccaaggccgcgggtacAATTCCCGCTACTGGACAAtaattgtgtgatgagcatgaatgtttttcagcagtgtctgggagtttatatatataatctaagtatttatgtatattattcataaaaagtattcatcagtcatgttagtacccataacacttaGCTTAGTTTTGGGCTAGATTATAAttgtcgtaatatttatttcttatttattaaaaaaaaaactggtattAACCTCGTGCCTCGGAAATCAGACTAGACAATTTCAGTAGTAGTACAGTTTTTTTGTGACGAGCTTGTTTGGGCCAGGTGCATAACTACTACCGTGCTTTTTACTCCCGCCAAGCAgttttgctgtgttccggtataaAGGGCATGGTTGCAGTTgtcctacgccttaggttgaagGGGATGAACTTTAGAGATCGTGTTCTTTGCAGCGAGGTGTTGCTTTTTATGAATGCGGTGGTTTCCCATTTACTAAAAAAGGAAAAACGTTGTAAAATCATGAAAAtcaggcttaatttgctatacctactccgcgttGGGccccataagaaggctcagagtcactcagcgggcgatgtagCTATGCTCTATCTCTACGCTATCTCTACGAGATTCGTAGAAggaccagagttaccgacatagctcaacgagtcgcgaagctgaagtggcaatgggccgggcacatagttcggagaaaagatggacattggggtcccaaggtgctggaatggcagctccGCActggtggacggacgacattaggcgcgtcgcacgtagccgctggatccaagcggcacagaaccgtggaattttgaaatccctacaaaaggcctatgtccggcagtggacgtctatcggttgatatgatgatgatgatgactccgcgaaaagcagcagaatctgtatggtgtaatttataatccgtatactccacaccaaactgatcttcggcaatgtacccgtttcgctccgaaagcggagcatcctcgggagatgttgactttacaatggataattgttaagttgttgTGAAttaaagtaacgcctacttctatccgaTAGTGGTAAAAATCGTTACTATTAAACCTTATATGCAGTTCTAAATCCGTCTCTCTTAGAAGAATAGTGCTAGCTCGGTGGGACATTAACAAACTGATGGTGATCTCTTATGGAAGAACTGCCTTAAAAACATAGCCAATGCCAATTAAGTAATTACGCGAAAAATTACACTTTGTGActcgaaatataacataaattcgTTTTGTAGGTGACGGCAAATTGCAGCACAACGATACAGAAAAGCCTGCGAGTGTCAACTCCCCCGCGGGGGACAGCGCTCCGACAGTATTCAGTGTCGACGTCGCCAAGTGTCAAGTTATGGAGGCGGAGGTATTTGcacagataaaataattacatttacaaACTACAGAAAATAGTCCTGACAGGGGTCTGACACCACTTTTGAAATGAACGACCGattgcagtgggcagcgactctgctttctgagtctatggccgtgggttcgattccctaaactggacaatgtttgtgtgatggatatgaatgtttttcagtggctgggtgtttatctatatattataagtatttatgtatattattcataaaattattcatcagttgtttactgtcgtagtatatttgtttatttatttaagcaatatttattttagttatattgcttaaataaattaggaatattactttacaggctttagagatacattatttactgtctctgagacttacctGTAAAACCGAATCGCTACTTATTGAGTAAACTACCGccaaagtttttactaaaataaaacagatacagtcctaacatcgcatgcaaaattaaaatcaagtgactcctggtAGGTAAATCAAGTgattaggtacgcgtcacgtagagtaggtactatgctcatggttgtcataagtaaacacttaaagcTTCATTTGATTTACTATTTTTACAAgtacttataagtatttaatcaTAGAGAATCAGGGTGATTctgtatgaaatatacttaaaatatacttatgcacccttcaacagtttttcttaatttacgCGTTGTAAAAACTGACTTATAAGTTATGTATAAAGAATACATGCCCTGCGCTTTGATGGATGGAACACGTGCGGACAATCAACTCTGTGAACGTTCAATTACAAACCAGTTAATGTTATTCTATTTCCATTAACCGTTCATAGTGTGTACCCTAACCATATAATGCAACTGCATGCAGCTTATCTTGACTTCTACTGGGCTGCTTGGTGAAATGGCATTTTGGAGAAAATGTTGAAAGACCATTTTGTTTATTAGccattataaacaaaatgatCTAATCTTATCACAGGACTTTAATCTAAGTAGTGTTCGTTAACAATGTATTCCATATTATAAACTGTTCTTTAGATATCTGATGACGAGTCGGTGGCGTCCTGCCAGTCGGAAGGCGAAGAATCGTACCAGACTGCATCAGAAGATCCTtcgagagattccgatgcggaAATGATGCAGGATGCCAGTGATCGTGCACTGACTGAACCT includes these proteins:
- the LOC120625081 gene encoding ankyrin repeat and LEM domain-containing protein 2 homolog, encoding MTSFKLKLRDEMSKAVVIPERNTDIGGIREEISISPSDKKDGAIGLLSRFLGFDPLGRKQSSQRSPTSTEPPATYYGVYIPCEFKKGPDEEALHVYEKKEQALELVRRNKAARFKAFRKHQDAVSFALRGAEPVESHEGNGNSLMSEKPYPFKGPSPQDMVALRKAIEAGLVSTVRDRIWDNPRYLVSSGNTPAIVQEGSRYNALHVAAKAMNAEVCNLLLTTVGNPAFVQTLSGSDADPEFCKEFSGILVDRYLNTPDKAMNETPLHFAAKYGAEQVVDVLTSFPQCNKHARNKYGEMAKDIICSRSSASSPDTIRRIAAMLQERFYVPVLHIEDDSEAPTIGWPFTPTKPPELNQDPLSPRCEIRAFAGPMEANDAESFRRRWKTPPRSARNTFRLKEMTKGLESVGRNLAEQMSVGWKEYWPFLDTFTDLRSPEGLKLLEDYLKAKYETACSFVYSDSVNSTLPTPDDLSISRISLGNISHNSPTAEQILSPISELCVAMKTCKITDRPPHWGKTDPIRQRLCRQPNPKPIVTNGESTPTSNHTVSQLLCIERTCQVFAKRIADALTFSLTSEPEVAGESLKSEAKHLQHTIYTYMDDERFQEIDFALIHSRLAQLVVYKLKDQTKDLDDINNLVEFLVKLRCPNDDIFSSDEERKPFSYRTNRVKINNVIDSHVRCLASFLCEELTECDETKGPAVSEFNCGEIWEKAAKCRCDWKIEFYERNSKKNASFRKNRSILSTSPKSDSFIKRLTFDHDIGDGKLQHNDTEKPASVNSPAGDSAPTVFSVDVAKCQVMEAEISDDESVASCQSEGEESYQTASEDPSRDSDAEMMQDASDRALTEPFIYGEEPTKMDRLVFDAISECRITPDVFPNIFRWRHTVSLYPPSERDRWRIPASLDESTTSCVSWSVGESPRVCRIRSRCSTPQKDLRDVRDSRTDRTLPLQVSNWLRVTGPNSPRSALAAKNVKHNVSFGF